A stretch of DNA from Diospyros lotus cultivar Yz01 chromosome 14, ASM1463336v1, whole genome shotgun sequence:
AGAAGACACAATATATAATACTCACAAGAAGCCACCCGATAGAAAAATAAACTCCTACCCTACAACAACCATAACTAGGACGCACTAAAATTTGATAGTTGAATACCAACCGTGCTATACAGCCGTGAAACAATAGTTATGTTTTTtaatctcccccccccccccagtaATCATGCGCGTAGAACTACAAAAACTTTTTTAAACTCCATATTTAACGTGCAAACGTGTCGACGTCTTCattttctcaatcaaatcaaactttgaatttgatacgtggtaaaaataattaaaagataatacatattgataaatttatttattttttaataagacATGCTTATATCATAAAGGCGTGTATGAATAGATGTTTTCGAGAACACCTCAGATGTGAAGTagcagtaaaaaaaaaaaaaaggagcatttatttatatgtttctGTATTTACCATGTGGTGGTTGATGGTAACAAAGTTTGTTAAGTAAtccttggaatttttttttattaatttattatgttttaaaaagcAATCAGGATTCAGGAGATGCCAACTAAATGGAAAGTATGCATCGGGATACCATACCACATTTCTTCTCTATCCGGATACCATGTTAGAAGGGACATAAATAAACTCTGAATAATTACTATTGCAAGTGCTAAACATAAGAATTAAAACGCTAGCTGGTGTGTGTGAGAAGTggttttatattaaaaaaaaaatagacgaGAGTTTTTCATGTCTCCCCCTTTTGTATTATGCGGGGATTTGCATGATGCAATTTGCATCCAAGAGGATCATATCATACAGATAGTATAGatagggagaagaagaaaggaggaaaataCAAGATGGCGGCTGCTTCCACTTCCAGGGCCTTGTTCCTTGGCTACAGCAGCAccagctgctgctgcttctgccATGGCAATCCAAGACtgctcttttcttcttcctttctcctcaAATTTCCCTTACTTTCCCCTGCTACTAATATCCGCACCTATCCGCCTCCCTCTTCCGCCTCCGGAGGCTTTACCACCAGCAGCTCCTtctcctctatttcttcttcttcctccttgagGTGCGCTCAAGAAACCCTGTCCACCCAATTAGCTAAGGAACCCGAGCCCTTGCtcagccgccgccgccgccgcatCAATGTAGTCGAAACCCTGGAAGAAAGGGGCTTACTCGAATCCCTAACCAGCGACAATCTCCGGGTCGCCTGCTCCGACCCGGATCTCCCTCCCCTCCGGGTCTACTGCGGCTTCGACCCGACCGCCGAGAGCCTCCACCTGGGCAACCTCCTCGGAATCATCGTCCTCTCCTGGTTCCTCCGCTGCGGCCACAAGGTCGTCGCCCTGGTCGGCGGCGCCACCGCCCGCGTCGGCGACCCCTCCGGCAAGAGCTTGGAGCGCCCCGAACTCGACCCCGAAACCCTCCGCAAAAACACCGCCGGCATCGTGGAAACCCTACGCCGGATTCTTGGCCCAGACGATTCCTCCTTTGCGGTATTCAACAACTACGATTGGTGGAAGGACGTGAAACTGCTCGATTTCTTGAAGAAAGTGGGGCGGTTCGCGAGGGTAGGAACGATGATGGCGAAGGAGAGCGTGAGGAAGAGGCTGGAATCGGAGCAGGGAATGAGCTACACGGAGTTCACGTACCAGCTGCTTCAGGGATACGATTTCGTCCACCTGTTTGAGAAGGAAGGGGTGAATGTTCAGATTGGGGGAAGCGATCAGTGGGGCAACATCACCGCCGGGACCGACCTCATCCGCAAGATTGTTCAATCCGACGCCAGCGCCGCTGCGTACGGCTTGACGTTTCCGCTTCTGCTGAAGAGCGACGGCACCAAGTTCGGGAAATCGGAAGACGGCGCCGTCTGGCTCTCGCCCGCCATGTTGTCGCCGTACAAATTCTATCAGCATTTCTTCTCGGTGCCGGATTCAGACGTGGTCAGATTCCTGAAGACGCTGACATTCTTGAGCATGGGGGAGATAGCGACGGTGGAGAGGGAGATGCGGCGGCCTGATTACGTGCCAAATTCCGCTCAACGGCGGCTAGCGGAGGAGGTTACGCGCTTCGTCCACGGCGAGGATGGATTGGAGGAGGCGATCAAGGCTACTGAGGCGCTGAGGCCCGGCAATGCGGCGGTGGAGAGACTGGATTGGGAGACGATCGAGCGGATAGCGGGAGATATTCCGTCGTGTTCTCTGGATTACAGCCAGGTGTTGAATACATCCATTGTTGATCTTTCGGTTTCAACTGGTTTGATGCAGACGAAATCAGCTGCGCGGCGGCTGGTGAAGCAGGGGGGGCTGTATCTGAATAATGGCAGAGTTGATAGTGATGCGAAGAGGGTTGAGGCAGATGACATTGTTGATGGGAAGATTCTGCTGTTATCGGCTGGCAAGAAGAACAAGATTGTCGTGAGAATATCgtattgatttgaggtcatcCCTGTTAATATTTTGTTGGAGCTCTTGTACATTTGATCATATCTCTATGAATTTTGGATTTACATGAAtgtgtataaaattataaatatgcatgtagatatataaatatacataactCTCATATACTGTGAAATTGCATATGAAAGTTCAAGGTAAATAGAAAAATGTATACATTATACTTGTCGTACCTCACATTTGAACtattttataaaaagatatCCATCCATAATCCACTTACGACATTATTTCTTTGTATCTACCACTTCaagttgtcatgtcttgtttaGGATGGCAACTGCTGTTAACTTTTATTGGAAGCTTGTGAATATGAATTGTGAAAACATAACTACTATCTAGAGTGATCTCTAACTGGCTGCTATGTCCCATTTCTCTCTTTGTCTATACTCTGCATCTCACACTCTGTTATCTCTCTGTGTGCATTGTGGTTGGGATCTTAGTGCATTATATACAcaatttgtgattcaaaatctATCTTGGTTATGCTACTGCTGAATGTATATGCCATCAGGATATGGTttgttgtgtttgtttattttatatatatacactcataTTTACTCTCTCttctatttaatatatatttcctttattaccctataaaatttttggatatttacattttctttttaatgattACTTAAAAAACTGTTAACATGGTTTATATCATTCTCTGTAGGATATTCACAAGCTTTGGTGCAAGGTTGAGCTGAGATCATGAGATGAAAATGAgatgaaaatgagaagaaagtgCAGGCTTTGGTGGCCAAACCATTTCTTGTCTGCTGAACCTGCAtcctcatttttcttgtttgggTGATGTGTTTTGTCCTTGCCTTCTTCTTTGGATGTCATAGTTTCCTTTGCATGTGATGAAGTTTCactttcttcatccaatctGGTGTTCAGGTAGGTATAAGCTATATGGACCAGAGTTGAATCTTAAATTTAGCCAATTTTAGGATGTAACTAATCCTGCATGCTTATCATTGTAAAACCACACTTATTCAACTTGTACATGAAAAATGTGAACTaaattgaagttaatttgtTCTTTGAATGAGGTGGTGCCAAGTTGCAAAAATTGATGATTATTGTGGAAATAACCGTTTTGAATGGAAAATAGTGTGCCAGAATGGCTGTAGCGGGGGGATGTGATACTATGTCTAGTTGCACAAGAATGGCGTTCTAtcagttttgttttttgttataATGTGGGTACTTCTTGCCAAATGAGTATGTGTGCACAACCTAGTGCTTATTTTGTATTTgggttaaatttaaaatcttaattattttggtaGTACTAGTACATCTTAAAACGTTTTGATCAGGGGGGCTCTATCTATAAACCTAGCTGTTCATGGTCCCCTCTCATATGGTGGGACATACTCACTTGCCTAATTGTGTAACCTCACAAAGAGAGGAAAATATGTTAGCATACTTTTgacaccaaaaaaataaaaaagaaacatgaAAGGTGGTAATCGAACATCAACGGACATTTCCAAGAGCTGATTTGTCCTTTCTCAGGTCATCATGTTAGGCACAAACAATTATAGACATTTGGGAGTTATTGGCCACATGTGAAATCATGTCCTCTATTAATTTTTCTGCGTACCTAGGTAAAATTACTTTTCAAGCACTTGGAGTTATCACCTGTCTATTTAGTATCTAGTGATTACATAAGACTATATGGAGTGGTGATTATTAACCCTCTTCtgtagaattttgaattttggacttGTTGATCCAAAATCTTCACCAGTTGCTCCAGATATGTCAGGTCTTCTCCTCTGGTGTATGcgcaaattaatttttttcttatttcgttATAAGAATAGTTGGAGAAGTTCTGTCTTGACAAATAGATTTCCAGGACAGCCTGATGTTGagcaaaaattagaaaagagaaattgttGCAATCATCTTGTATGCTAATGGTACAGGTGCCTTTTAGTACCAGGCAGGGTATTCCTTTATCGTGCTTTTGGTATAAATTTCTGGTTAGGGTGCttattaaattgaatttgaaagcCCAGTCCTTATATAATTTCATGTATTTCTTTGCTTTTACAATAGAATTGAAgtatgccttttttttttttttttttttgccaaataAAAATGCCGTACAAAGAACTAGCAGGAGAGATAAAATCATCAACAATAGGTCTATCCCTTTCAGGATCCAGAGAACAAAAGGGATCCTCGACACTCAAATTCTGACCAAAATTATTAGCTCGATCTACAGATATTCAGCAATACTACAAGGGACTTCTGGAGGCTGCCATGTAGATAAAATATTGGAAGTTCTCACCCGAGCATCCAAGTTGTGAGCCACTGAATTAGCAGACCTGTTCATGTGGCACTAATTCTCCATTAATTGGTGCATTGAGTTCCATGTGGCAAATTAAGGCATTAGAACCATTGGCCTAGGGGAATGCCGTGAGCTAACCCTAACCTAAGGAGGTAGCTGGCAATAGGCTTGGCTGCCTTTCAGAATGAATTAGCTCAGTCAAAGGAATAGGTGGAATGCCTTATCCAAGGCCTAGGCTATGAAGATGAACATCACCAATCCTTTGAAATATGATCTCACCTTTGTTTATATGTTGGACCAGGGGCCAAGGTTTATGACCCTCAAAAGATTGGTGGACCTTGGGCTAAGGGGTTCTCTTcatgtttcaatttttagttttgtgttttgaatgttTGTTTCAAGATTGCTGAAAACACATTCTTTTTTGTCTGTAGTGTTTTCCGcgttttggaaattttgagcgtgtttgtgatgaaaacagccaaaatgactttttttttgttttgagttttctttacaaatttttatttcttgttttcgaaaatgcgtttttgaaaatataaaagtaaacacgttttcattgttttggaaaattgaaaatggcctaaaaacagcaaagagaacaagGCTTAAGTTTCTTATCCTCAAATGACTTATTGGGTGGAGATAagaataaatcttattttttgcCAAGGCAATTAATTGGCCCTTTCCCTCCTACATGAGTTTGTTCATCTCTCAATGCTATAAGAAACTAGAGGATCTAAGTACTCAATTTTGTTAGGACTTTCAAATATAGAAGAGTATTGTAccataacacacacacatacttGCATAGTATTCTACTATTCTTCATACGTGTATTGTGTTCATGATTAGCAATTGTACCAAAAGGGAGTTTATGTGCTAATTTTGTATAGAATTTATTTGCTGCAGAAATTTGATccttttctgaaaattttatgGACAGTGATATCTTAGCGCTGGCTGGGTGATTCAGATCACCTAGCGGGCTATAAAATGATTATCCTAATTATAGCAATGAGGGTCTTAGTAGGTTGTGGAGTGTCACAACCCATGGATATATTAGGAATTGTCTAATACATGTATTTTCCTTTGTTGTACTTTTCTGCATTGCTGATTTGTACGTTTACctagaaagcctataaataggctgtaaCCTAGAGAATTAGTGATTCTGatatgataattgaattcttaTTTCTCTGTCaactctgttctctctctcgttcCCTTCtgatttcccccccccccccccccccccctctctctctctctctctctctctccattttctctctaattctcaagttctaccctaaATAGCCACTGTCATGGAGTTGTTAATACATATAATCTGCACAGCTGTACTTGCATACATGCATTCATATGCAAAACTAATCACATTCAAATAAGTGACTAAATTAATTGGCAGCTATATTTCAGGAAAAGTTGTTTGGCCTCACTGCTGACTAATGTATTCGCTGTTGTTTCTGGGTCATTTGTCATCAACACTGAGTTTTCACAGGGAAAAggttgagttttatttatttatttatttttaagaaccAAGCAACACTTGCTCTGGTGGTTTAGATATTAGTCTTTTTTTTATGACAGTTAGAACTAACATGCTATTAATTCATTGAGATGTCATGGTCAGTGTTAGGCACTTATCCTTCTTCCAAATTGGCAAGGATTTTTTAGGGACAAGAAATGAAGTCTCATTTGGCTTTGGAGAAGCATATTAAGCCAttagttttattctttttcttgttctccCTTATTTAATTATGCTTTTGTTTCCCCCTTTCTTCTACTTTTCCTTTCTGCGTCTTCGGTTTTGTTGGTGGCAGTATTCCAGGGCTTTTGCATGAGGTTTATGAATTGCTACACAATCAGTTTGGGGCATGGATTTTTAGTGAGAAAGTAAAGGAAAATAAGATGTTTTCTCGTGTTccgaagggaaaagaaaaatcactcAGGGGAACCCACTCTTTTCTCTTGACTCTTGCTTGCTCATTTAGTTGCtctggaagaagaaataagatTCACCAGAATATGTAGTATTTGTGTTTTTTAAGATAAGTTGGAGTTGGAGAAATTGTAATTATTTGAGAATTGATTTGATTGTTGTAAAATAAACCATATTAAGTAGAATCATGTAGTTTATAGAAGAGCTCCTGCTGAAGTGAGGGCGTGCTGTCCGCAGTCCTCGATTCATCTgctttctttatatatatatatatatatatatatacacacacacacacacacacacacacactgagCCAGCCTCTTTAAACTATATTTCTGATGTGGGACTTGGCTTTTTAGCTCTTGATGATTGGAGGCTATTTCCCTCATTCAATTCGCGTAGTTGAAACAATGTACACTAGAGCAGCAGCAGCGTAATCCTTGTGTAAATAGTAAATATATGCAGCATACTcatgtggtggtggtggtggtacCCTTCTTTTTCAACTTTCTGCTTGGCTGCGAGTAATCTGTGCTATCTTTATACCATTTTACAGATTACTAtgtgtttgtttttatttcaatgGGTAATTAATGCGATCtacctatctatctatctatcagTAGTATGCTTTTTGATTAATGATGGTAtgctttttataaaataattttttcacgtACACTTCTCTCATGCATAAGAAGAGAGTTTGTCAGACTTTTAAGGTACAGTATAAATGATTAGATCACAATAAGTTATAATTTGTATCAATAGATTGTAGATTTgtgatttatctcatttatcaAAATCAAAAGTATAAATTGTGGAAGTCCACACAAGAACAAAAATCCCAAAAAGAGTGTGTGTGCATCTATAGTTCAGTAGTCATAATAATTTTCAATTGGGAACATCATTGGAAATGGATAGATGTAAAATACATTAGCAGACTAAAAGCAACTATTATACTATGTCATGCCATTTAGTGTGCCCTCTCCTTTTTCATGCGTGAAATAAATTGATGCTGTATCGGGGacgatatatatgtatatatgcataaaattgaaGCATCCTATTGCTCGTAATGCAATATTATGCAATAAATTCAAATCGAGTTTTGAACCACCTGCAACATAAAATTCCCCCTCTCTCTATGAGATGCCCTCGAAGTCTAGTAAGATTAGATCAAACAATTTGTCACCTGGAATATTTTGGAATAGCCCCAAggaaattttaataataaattttctatTAGCCTAGTTGctcatgattttttattttttctgcatATTTTTGTATTTGCGAATGATGAGCGGGCCCAATGAAAAAGATAAGAGTTAGCCTCCAGCAATAAGAAGCTGCGTCCCACATCGAAAGATAAACTGAAAAACGCGCAGTATATATAAAGGAACCACAAGACAATAGGTCACGACCTTACTTGAACAGGATCTGTTCTATAGGCTCGTGCCTCTGTGTCCTTGAGTTCTAAGGAGACAGGAACCTAAGTCTGGTGGATGATCTATGGCCGCATGACCAGAGCGTGATTAACGGTGCCGGCAGCGTCACAGCCGTCGGAGCTGTAGAGGATCGTTCTCGGCCAGCTTCGCCTGGCTGGGATGGTCTTGCGGTGGTCTGACAGACCCTAATATTTTTATGCGCAAAACTCTTTTTCCACAGTTTTGTCAGAAACCAACCAGGCCCGAGCATCAACGTCACGATTCTTTTGGTCAGTTGAATGCCGggtttagggtttgggaaaGGACCATGCAGTATAAGCATTTTATAGGTTATATCACGAGTTATACAATgcattataaattaaaaaaatatttttaacacttTAGTATCTTAAATACatggtattttattcatgtacTTCACCATTTTATGTCGTTTTATCGCTTCATTTCATAATTTTAGATGAGAgatattttagacattttaattACATGATGTAGTCCATGAAATACTAATagcatttttctttgaaaaattttattcatAGCCACTGTTTTTCCTATTGGCAGCcattaaaatttcatatttttttctagtGATGTGATAACTCTTTAcagctaaattttttttcaaaaataccctcttTTATCACACATAtgaaatacatcaacaaatgaaaTCCCCAACCGGTGTTTGCCGGTCGACTATGTGGGTGAGGGTGTAGGCCGCCTCCATCGCGATCGTTGGTAACCATCGCTATCAtgacagatatatatatatatatatacaggaaACGACAGTCATGGGGTAGCCATAGCCATCAGTGGAGCCGACCTTCAAGGCCCcccgtgtgtgtatatatacatatatttatgtttgtgtatatatgtgttcttctattcttatatttttatctattttttcattttcgatCGCATCGGATCTAGTGTTTTTTGTTATATTGTCTTCGTTATGAATGGGTGGTTGCATATGATCGACAAGTAATTGATTGAGGGAGATAGTGACTGTAagagtaaaaatgaaattttaaaaaaggatattttaggtatattaaaatatgattgtaaagataaaaaaaaaaaaaggcgatgaataaaattttccttaggTTTTTGGATTGTCTGCAAACGAATTAGTTTCAAAATATGTTGACGAATTGTAGGTATTTTTGGACACAACGAGAGTTAGCTAAAATTCTTCAAGTACCATTGACGTTAGGCAACAAAAGATATAGATTGAATCCTTATCAATTGTTATCTGTGAATTGGCAACAATGATGtgtctttctttctccttttccttttacttTGAAATAATGTGAATTGAATGTTTCCTTCTACTTTCTCACGGAAAAATCATGTACCCACCCAACAGAGTAATAAAGCAATTAATAAATCTGATACGATGGCCTTGGAAATAccatcaccaccaccaacaaacataaaacaaaaccCTCTACGCAGACAAATAACACAATAGAAGAACGAAGGCAAAGGAAAGCATAATTAAATAAgggagaagtagaagaagaataaaactGGTGTCCTAATATGTTTCTTGAGAgccaaaataagattttataattaatttattatcccTAACAAAAACTTACGAACCTGAAGGAAGGATCGATACCTAACAAATTCCCTTCGCTAAGCCAAAATTTTAGCGAGGGGAACGATCAAAGATGTTCCAACGTAACTTATCATCCTTAAAATCGCTCGCGACCCAAATTGCGAatgcaaaatttctcatttttattggCAATCTTGTTATTTGCAGCAACCCTCGCCATCCCTTCTCACAACGATCACCGCTataaactgattttttttgacaaaattgcAGATAAAAAAACAGAGTAAAAAGGATGGGGTCTGTCAGACCGCCGCGAGACCATCCCAGCCAGGCAAAGCCGGCCGAGAACGATCCTCTACAGTTCCGACGGCTATGACGCCGCTGGCACCGTTAATCACGCTCTGGTCACGCGGCCATAGATCATCCACCAGACTTAGGTTCCTGTCTCCTTAGAACTCAAGGACACAGAGGTACGAGCCTATAGAACAGATCCTGTTCAAGTAAGGTCGTGACCGCTAACGTCCTGGTTCCTTTCTATATACTGGGCGTCATTTAGTTTTCTTTCGATGTGGGACGCGGCTTCTTATTGCTGGAGGCCGATTCTATCTTTTTCATTGGAGCCTGAAATAtgcagcaaaaataaaaaaaatcatgagtAACTCGGCTATTAcaacatttattattaaaatttccTTGGGgctattctaaaatttttcaggCGACAAATTGATTAATCTAAGCCTTCTTATCTGTGAATTGGCTACATTGAGGTGTCTTGCTTATTGGTTCATTTCTGTCATTGTTTGAAATAATGTGAAAGAAGGATCATTACAatgttttcaacattttcttgattttttttttaacttttaataaaaagaGTCTGTTTAATTTCAATCAATACTTTTCAGGATTGTTTAAGTAAATACCAACAGACTTTTAGAAATCCATTAGTTATATATTGTAACGGTAATTGTTAAGTGTATAAGGTGTCTATCGATTCCGTTTAAATTCTTATAACTCTCGCCCTCtattgtttataaatagagggctgGGATGGTCTCATTCTAACTATTGATTTTCATTCTatcttaagaaaaaaaagtatatgatgtatatatgaaaaaaaaaaattgtgttaaAACTTTGTAATCTCTAATTAAGACAACTTGTATATAAGACTATGagagggtgcaatgcatgtaatttttttttcttacttttcaAGATAGTAAAGCCAAGACACTTAACATATGATCTCTTAAAATAGGAGATTTAAAACAGGATAAATCTTTCTGCGTCCCATGTgtgtttgagttttgtgttgttttcttatttcttaaattatgtcttattttgtgtgAGTGAGTGTGTAATACTTGAGGAATATCTTAAAGTGTGTAAAAGCAGGAATTGTGGTAACTCActtacattaaatttaaaacgtGATCTAAATTTGTTTAAGATGATTACGCTTTAAATCCTAAATCTTAAAAGGGATCATCTTAAATATTGAACTAATCATTCATTAAACTTCAATGGTTGTTGGCTTTCATAACtttggagaaaatgaagagaaggGAGACCACACATGAGAATAAATAGGCAAATCAACCACTCTCGAATTCCACCATGGATTGCTTGGGCAAGACCTCAtggtgttt
This window harbors:
- the LOC127790742 gene encoding tyrosine--tRNA ligase, chloroplastic/mitochondrial yields the protein MAAASTSRALFLGYSSTSCCCFCHGNPRLLFSSSFLLKFPLLSPATNIRTYPPPSSASGGFTTSSSFSSISSSSSLRCAQETLSTQLAKEPEPLLSRRRRRINVVETLEERGLLESLTSDNLRVACSDPDLPPLRVYCGFDPTAESLHLGNLLGIIVLSWFLRCGHKVVALVGGATARVGDPSGKSLERPELDPETLRKNTAGIVETLRRILGPDDSSFAVFNNYDWWKDVKLLDFLKKVGRFARVGTMMAKESVRKRLESEQGMSYTEFTYQLLQGYDFVHLFEKEGVNVQIGGSDQWGNITAGTDLIRKIVQSDASAAAYGLTFPLLLKSDGTKFGKSEDGAVWLSPAMLSPYKFYQHFFSVPDSDVVRFLKTLTFLSMGEIATVEREMRRPDYVPNSAQRRLAEEVTRFVHGEDGLEEAIKATEALRPGNAAVERLDWETIERIAGDIPSCSLDYSQVLNTSIVDLSVSTGLMQTKSAARRLVKQGGLYLNNGRVDSDAKRVEADDIVDGKILLLSAGKKNKIVVRISY